From Anopheles funestus chromosome 3RL, idAnoFuneDA-416_04, whole genome shotgun sequence, a single genomic window includes:
- the LOC125767572 gene encoding kazrin isoform X10: MLGEFHRIFEKTAINDDTVNSLLRLVGMQLNGTAGTVTMAAASEPPEPPPRNPDKINASLKQLAESKTRSLDNADKTGASSTTSNGGRPFRPILSLDNAKPTKPFDVPERGTPTSAPAASFGSTPGTDHQSAAGSNHAAPEPGASTSGNSTSIATGQRQSNQPLSCSSSSSGEAMAATANGTAGEPVGPHPSSSGGSAQDKTNLGQQKQSSPTLAGEGDNLFKNGVSDLESPQTTKIRLENERLSAEITRLKKLLENSPDGAVGGIDLLSQSNSFDVHSVEDSSNRMEKLENELRISKELIQSLKLERKKLRADKNDLLSQVKQLCSSLQEKEQELRNFIRNYEQRIRESESNSAKQNTDRERERWSLLKHARDEAERSIALAAQLNARDLQLQRTQEQLQEARRQLSGCMSDQESLVSAAPLTPPSGLMAHNTVAPVTTPGVGYSNISGTPGDRGSCSADSGVRGSSDRESAAGDLNLSDGPCENGPCIQVDSDSVSLVSSHHNVYQYGTPKERSPTLSPLNAGAYSRSVDSAALSSSYRSVEQLGSPVDNENQTFARRLQQQQSAGAVSASGKAQSTGLTGRTGRGGTWGSISRVFARSRNRNKNAPIDTEATDFQWSPLTEEGYAEKLRLLREASSMPMERWRASQVLAWLEVALGMPQYSGRCAENVKSGKVLLELSDAELETGLGTSHPMHRKKLRLAIEEQRRPELVRYPTIGQLGHTWVASEWLPDIGLPQYAESFMHSLVDARMLDTLSKKELEKYLGVTRKFHQASIVHGIHVLRIMKYDRQAIAMRRLQSENVDTDPIVWTNQRFIRWARSIDLGEYADNLKDSGVHGGLVVLEPSFSGDTMATALGIPPSKNIIRRHLATEFEALILPARYVIFCQMEEYPMDSSRASSTLHKGSIR, translated from the exons ACTGCCATCAACGATGACACAGTGAACTCCTTGCTGCGCCTGGTTGGAATGCAGTTGAACGGAACGGCCGGCACCGTAACAATGGCCGCCGCATCGGAACCACCCGAGCCGCCACCGCGCAATCCGGACAAAATTAATGCATCGCTCAAGCAGCTCGCTGAATCG AAAACACGTTCACTGGATAACGCCGATAAAACAGGAGCGTCGAGCACGACCAGCAACGGTGGACGTCCGTTTCGTCCGATCCTATCACTGGACAATGCCAAACCGACCAAACCATTCGATGTACCCGAACGTGGAACGCCCACATCCGCACCGGCCGCTTCATTCGGTAGTACACCCGGAACCGATCATCAGTCGGCAGCCGGAAGCAACCATGCAGCCCCAGAACCCGGTGCAAGCACTAGTGGTAACAGCACAAGCATCGCTACCGGACAACGACAATCGAACCAACCACTGTCCTGCTCATCGTCTTCCTCCGGTGAGGCAATGGCAGCGACAGCAAATGGAACAGCTGGTGAACCGGTCGGACCACATCCTTCGTCCTCCGGTGGTAGCGCACAGGACAAAACTAATCTCGGtcagcaaaagcaaagcagTCCAACCCTCGCCGGAGAAGGCGATAATCTCTTCAAGAATGGTGTTAGCGATCTCG AATCACCACAAACGACCAAAATACGACTGGAGAACGAGCGATTGTCGGCAGAGATTACGCGGCTGAAAAAATTGCTGGAAAACTCACCCGATGGTGCAGTCGGTGGAATTGATCTGCTTTCCCAAAGCAACAGCTTCGATGTACACTCGGTAGAGGACAGCAGTAACCGGATGGAGAAGCTGGAAAACGAGCTTCGAATATCGAAGGAGCTTATTCAGA GTTTAAAGCTCGAACGCAAGAAGCTCCGAGCGGACAAGAATGATCTGCTTTCCCAGGTAAAACAGCTCTGCTCCTCGCTGCAGGAAAAGGAACAGGAGTTGCGCAACTTTATCCGCAACTACGAGCAGCGAATACGTGAGTCCGAATCCAACTctgccaaacaaaacacggACCGGGAGCGGGAAAGATGGTCCCTGCTGAAACATGCCCGCGACGAAGCCGAACGATCAATTGCACTGGCGGCACAGCTAAATGCGCGCGATCTGCAGCTGCAGCGCACACAGGAGCAGCTACAGGAAGCCCGCCGCCAACTGTCCGGCTGTATGTCGGATCAGGAAAGTTTAGTTTCAGCCGCACCACTAACACCACCATCGGGACTGATGGCGCACAATACGGTAGCACCGGTCACAACTCCCGGCGTGGGATATAGCAACATTAGCGGGACACCCGGGGATCGTGGATCGTGCAGTGCTGATTCGGGTGTGAGAG GGAGTAGCGATCGGGAGAGTGCCGCCGGTGATCTGAATTTAAGCGATGGTCCGTGTGAGAATGGACCCTGCATACAGGTGGATTCGGATAGTGTTTCCCTAGTGTCCAGTCATCACAATGTGTATCAGT ATGGAACGCCCAAAGAACGAAGTCCTACCCTATCACCACTGAACGCCGGAGCCTACTCGAGGTCTGTTGATAGTGCAGCTCTATCTAG CTCGTACAGATCCGTCGAACAGTTGGGTTCACCGGTGGACAATGAAAATCAAACCTTCGCTCGAAgactgcagcagcaacaatcggCTGGAGCTGTATCGGCCTCCGGCAAAGCGCAAAGCACGGGACTAACTGGGCGTACCGGTCGGGGCGGTACATGGGGTAGCATATCGCGCGTCTTCGCCCGTAGCCGTAATCGCAACAAAAATGCTCCAATCGACACCGAAGCGACTGACTTCCAGTGGAGTCCACTAACGGAGGAAGGCTACGCGGAGAAACTCCGACTCCTGCGGGAAGCATCCTCCATGCCAATGGAACGCTGGAGAGCGTCACAAGTGTTGGCCTGGCTAGAGGTAGCACTCGGTATGCCACAGTACAGTGGTAGATGTGCGGAGAACGTCAAGAGTGGTAAGGTACTGCTCGAACTGAGTGATGCCGAACTGGAAACCGGACTCGGGACAAGCCATCCAATGCATCGCAAAAAACTGCGGCTCGCTATCGAGGAACAACGCCGGCCGGAGTTGGTACGCTACCCAACCATCGGACAGCTGGGACACAC CTGGGTAGCCTCGGAATGGCTGCCGGACATTGGACTGCCGCAGTACGCGGAATCATTCATGCATTCGCTCGTGGATGCGCGAATGTTGGACACCCTGTCGAAGAAGGAGTTGGAGAAATATCTGGGCGTTACTAGAAAGTTCCATCAGGCAAGCATAGTGCACG GCATTCATGTACTTCGCATCATGAAGTACGACCGGCAAGCAATTGCAATGCGGCGCCTACAGTCGGAAAACGTAGACACCGATCCGATCGTATGGACCAACCAGCGCTTTATCCGCTGGGCACGCTCGATTGATTTGGGCGAGTATGCGGATAATTTGAAAG ACAGTGGCGTTCACGGTGGACTGGTCGTGCTGGAACCTTCCTTCTCCGGGGACACGATGGCGACGGCCCTCGGTATTCCACCCTCGAAGAACATCATCCGTCGCCATCTGGCAACAGAATTTGAGGCACTCATCCTGCCAGCAAG GTACGTGATCTTCTGCCAAATGGAAGAATATCCCATGGACAGTTCGCGAGCATCTTCCACACTGCACAAAGGCTCTATTAGATAA